One window from the genome of Nicotiana sylvestris chromosome 9, ASM39365v2, whole genome shotgun sequence encodes:
- the LOC138878308 gene encoding uncharacterized protein gives MSDIPKYNGTTDPNEHITSYTCRIKGNDLEDDEIESVLLKNFGETLSKGAMIWYHNFPSNSIDSFAMLADSFVKAHIGVIKAATRKSDVFKMKQRDNEMLREFVSRFQMELMEFSPFTDDWAIQAFTQGLNEWNPIASRQLKQNLVKYPAVTWADVHNRYQWKIRVEDDQLGNPSGSVHPNRLAVKTSKDVNMEPRSNREQYQPYTANQRKNGSGRNPSQNDRRSDRGQNSCGLISKSGFDKHVDLMEAPHLSEYNFSINASGIVSAIGRIKDTRWPRPIQTDHS, from the coding sequence ATGTCGGATATACCTAAATACAACGGGACCACCGATCCTAATGAGCACATCACTTCATACACGTGCAGAATAAAGGGAAATGAtttagaagatgatgagatcgagtctgttttgttgaaaaattttggggaaactttgtcaaagggagcaatgatttggtatcacaactttcCATCAAATTCCAtcgactcatttgccatgttagCAGATTCTTTCGTGAAGGCACACATCGGGGTCATAAAGGCCGCAACAAGGAAATCAGACGTTTTCAAGATGAAACAAAGGGATAACGAAATGCTGAGGGAGTTTGTATCTCGATTTCAAATGGAACTCATGGAGTTTTCGCCGTTCACAGATGATTGGGCCAttcaagctttcacccaaggGTTGAACGAATGGAATCCAATAGCATCACGACAGTTGAAACAAAATTTGGTCAAGTATCCAGCTGTGACTTGGGCAGATGTGCACAATCGGTATCAAtggaagatcagggtcgaggacgaccaattagGAAACCCTTCCGGTTCAGTGCATCCAAACAGGTTGGCAGTTAAAACCTCAAAAGATGTCAACATGGAGCCAAGATCGAACAGAGAACAATATCAACCATATACCGCGAATCAAAGGAAAAATGGTTCAGGACGCAATCCCTCCCAGAATGATCGAAGAAGTGATCGAGGGCAAAATTCTTGTGGACTTATAAGCAAAAGTGGTTTTGATAAGCATGTCGATCTCATGGAGGCACCTCATTTATCAGAGTATAACTTCAGCATCAACGCATCGGGCATTGTATCGGCAATCGGCAGGATCAAAGATACTAGGTGGCCCAGACCCATACAGACCGATCATTCCTAA